The DNA region CCGCGCCATCATTCACAGCGGCGGCAGCGGCCCCGGCCGTTCCGGCGCGGTGCCGGCGATGCGGTTCTGTGCGTCGAGACGCACCACCACCGGGGCGTAGTCCTTCGGCACGGTGTCCAATGTCGTGAAGGTGGCGATGATGACGAGGTCGCCGACATTGATGAGGTGCGCGGCGGCGCCGTTGGCGCAGAGCACGCCGCTGCCGGCCGGCGCCTCGATGGCATACGTCGTCAGCCGCTCGCCGTTGGTGACGTTCCAGACATGCACTTCCTCGTAAGCGACGATGTCGGCGGC from Pseudolabrys taiwanensis includes:
- the panD gene encoding aspartate 1-decarboxylase, with protein sequence MNRRMFKSKLHRGTVTQADLHYEGSFSIDKDLMDAADIVAYEEVHVWNVTNGERLTTYAIEAPAGSGVLCANGAAAHLINVGDLVIIATFTTLDTVPKDYAPVVVRLDAQNRIAGTAPERPGPLPPL